A single genomic interval of Candidatus Effluviviaceae Genus V sp. harbors:
- a CDS encoding MFS transporter codes for MSTPSSSSTSSSRAQARRSWPGGVVHRRVYTILFIAMFASTIGVGFIGPLLPLYARDLGAAGLSLGMIFAGFSTARLLLVPFIGRLSDRFGRKLFLAIGLAAYSIFSLGYLNADSAWHLILVRVLHGASAGMVIPVAQAYIGDIAPRGREGSFMGTFMVSLFTAFGLGPLLGGGLADRFGMGAVFYAMGSFSAVALILVIFLLPELGLHRERWKRRAPVRSVLSHSIVGALLIYRIAIALGRGVVIPFLPFVAEERGASLTMIGVLLATNIMLAGFMQIPFGKLADRAPKHVLMGIGMAASAAVIFAIPYCRTVTHLFFLQMATGMASALGFPSAMATATQCGRRFNGMGTVMALFNSGMSIGLILGPLAGGFAEGIFGLDFVFKGGSLVVVGGLVAYTFLMRRAAASGALACIEQEEDDDVPAASSG; via the coding sequence ATGTCAACGCCTTCGAGTTCGTCGACCTCTTCGTCTAGAGCGCAGGCACGCCGAAGCTGGCCCGGAGGTGTCGTGCACCGGCGCGTCTACACGATTCTCTTCATAGCCATGTTCGCGTCGACGATCGGCGTGGGGTTCATCGGCCCGCTTCTGCCGCTCTACGCCCGCGACCTCGGCGCGGCAGGGCTCTCGCTGGGCATGATCTTCGCCGGGTTCTCCACGGCGCGGCTCCTCCTCGTTCCGTTCATCGGTCGACTCTCCGACCGCTTCGGCAGGAAGCTCTTCCTCGCGATCGGCCTGGCGGCCTACTCGATCTTCTCGCTTGGGTACCTGAACGCCGACAGCGCCTGGCATCTCATTCTGGTTCGTGTCCTTCATGGAGCGTCGGCCGGGATGGTCATCCCCGTCGCCCAGGCCTACATCGGGGACATTGCGCCCAGGGGTCGCGAGGGCTCGTTCATGGGGACCTTCATGGTCTCGCTCTTCACGGCGTTCGGGCTCGGGCCCCTTCTGGGAGGCGGCCTCGCGGACCGCTTCGGCATGGGGGCGGTCTTCTACGCCATGGGGTCGTTCTCGGCCGTGGCGCTCATTCTGGTGATCTTCCTGCTGCCGGAGCTGGGCCTGCACCGCGAACGGTGGAAGCGGCGGGCGCCCGTCCGGTCGGTCCTGTCGCACAGCATCGTCGGGGCGCTGCTCATCTATCGCATCGCGATCGCCCTGGGGCGGGGTGTCGTCATCCCGTTCCTGCCGTTCGTCGCTGAGGAACGCGGCGCCTCGCTCACGATGATCGGCGTCCTGCTCGCCACGAACATCATGCTCGCCGGCTTCATGCAGATCCCCTTCGGGAAGCTCGCCGACCGCGCCCCGAAGCACGTTCTGATGGGCATCGGCATGGCGGCGAGCGCGGCCGTGATCTTCGCCATACCGTACTGCAGGACCGTGACCCATCTGTTCTTCCTGCAGATGGCCACCGGCATGGCCAGCGCCCTCGGGTTCCCTTCGGCGATGGCGACGGCGACGCAGTGCGGGCGGAGGTTCAACGGCATGGGGACCGTCATGGCGCTCTTCAACAGCGGCATGAGCATCGGGCTCATTCTGGGGCCCCTGGCCGGCGGCTTCGCCGAGGGCATCTTCGGCCTTGACTTCGTCTTCAAGGGTGGTTCTCTCGTTGTCGTCGGCGGTCTTGTGGCCTACACCTTCCTGATGCGGAGGGCCGCGGCGTCCGGCGCGCTCGCCTGCATCGAGCAGGAAGAGGATGACGACGTTCCGGCCGCCTCGAGCGGCTGA
- the ade gene encoding adenine deaminase translates to MKDIVRMIRVARGTMPADLVLKNGRIVNVFSSEIHEGDVAISGTRIAGVGDYKGRRELDLKGAYLLPGLIDGHMHIESTMVTVQEFARSVAPRGTTSVVADPHEIANVHGLEGIHYMLNSSKFGPVNVFVMLPSCVPATHFETGGADLKGFDLYPLLAEKWVLGLGEVMNFPGVLREDEGLLDKITMTQDRKRIDGHAPGLSGKDLNAYLATGVTSDHESTSTDEVLEKLRLGMHIMLREGSVTKNLKDLLPAVTCENLSRCFFATDDRHPKDLLEKGHIDHMVRLAVSEGLDPVSAIRMATINTAQYYRLNDLGAIAPGYTADLVVADDLEKFIVRKVLKGGKVVAEDGEMVVPKPEIPLPSLRSSINIKWVSPEDFRIEATGSRIRVIDLVPDQIITRARVEDAKVSNGELVPDLERDLLPVAVVERHHASDTVGKAVVRGFGLKHGAIASSVAHDSHNIVVVGTSSEEMMAAVVEISKMKGGLAVVRNGELVEGLPLPIAGLMSESGLEDVVDGLERVHDAARDLGSTLDDPFMAMSFLALPVIPELKVTDLGLVDVNAFEFVDLFV, encoded by the coding sequence ATGAAAGACATCGTCAGGATGATCCGCGTGGCGCGGGGGACCATGCCGGCCGACCTTGTTCTCAAGAACGGTCGGATCGTCAATGTCTTCTCGTCCGAGATCCACGAGGGCGACGTCGCTATCAGCGGGACCCGCATCGCAGGCGTCGGAGACTACAAGGGACGTCGGGAGCTCGATCTCAAGGGCGCCTATCTTCTTCCCGGTCTCATCGACGGCCACATGCACATCGAGAGCACGATGGTGACCGTCCAGGAGTTCGCGCGCTCCGTCGCACCCCGCGGCACGACATCGGTCGTGGCCGATCCGCACGAGATCGCGAACGTCCATGGTCTCGAGGGCATCCACTACATGCTGAACTCCAGCAAGTTCGGACCCGTCAACGTCTTCGTCATGCTCCCGTCCTGCGTTCCAGCCACTCACTTCGAGACCGGGGGCGCGGACCTCAAGGGCTTCGATCTCTACCCGCTCCTGGCCGAGAAGTGGGTCCTTGGTCTCGGAGAGGTGATGAACTTCCCGGGCGTGCTCCGAGAGGACGAGGGGCTTCTCGATAAGATCACCATGACCCAGGACCGGAAGCGGATCGACGGGCACGCACCCGGTCTGTCGGGGAAGGACCTGAACGCCTATCTCGCCACGGGCGTCACGTCCGACCACGAGAGCACCTCGACGGACGAGGTTCTCGAGAAGCTCCGCCTCGGCATGCACATCATGCTCCGTGAAGGCTCAGTGACGAAGAACCTCAAGGACCTCCTGCCGGCCGTCACGTGCGAGAACCTGTCGCGCTGCTTCTTCGCCACCGATGACCGCCACCCGAAAGACCTCCTCGAGAAGGGGCACATCGACCACATGGTCCGTCTGGCCGTCAGCGAGGGGCTCGACCCCGTCTCCGCCATCAGGATGGCGACGATCAACACGGCACAGTACTACCGCCTGAACGACCTCGGCGCGATCGCGCCCGGTTACACGGCCGATCTCGTCGTCGCCGACGACCTCGAGAAGTTCATCGTGAGGAAGGTCCTCAAGGGCGGGAAGGTCGTTGCCGAGGACGGCGAGATGGTCGTCCCGAAGCCTGAGATACCGCTCCCGAGCCTCAGGAGCTCGATCAACATCAAGTGGGTGTCGCCGGAGGACTTCCGCATCGAGGCGACGGGCAGCCGCATCCGCGTCATCGACCTCGTCCCCGACCAGATCATCACCCGGGCGCGCGTAGAGGACGCGAAGGTCTCGAACGGCGAACTTGTGCCGGACCTCGAGCGGGACCTCCTTCCGGTCGCGGTCGTCGAACGCCATCACGCCAGCGACACCGTGGGGAAGGCCGTGGTCCGCGGGTTCGGTCTGAAGCACGGAGCGATCGCCAGCTCGGTGGCGCACGACTCCCATAATATCGTGGTCGTCGGCACCTCGAGTGAGGAGATGATGGCCGCAGTCGTCGAGATCTCGAAGATGAAGGGCGGACTGGCTGTCGTCCGGAACGGAGAGCTTGTCGAGGGGCTTCCGCTCCCGATCGCCGGCCTCATGAGCGAGTCGGGGCTCGAGGACGTCGTGGACGGACTCGAGCGGGTTCACGACGCTGCCCGCGACCTGGGTTCGACGCTCGATGACCCGTTTATGGCGATGTCGTTCCTTGCGCTCCCCGTCATCCCCGAGCTCAAGGTCACCGACCTCGGGCTCGTCGATGTCAACGCCTTCGAGTTCGTCGACCTCTTCGTCTAG